Proteins from a genomic interval of Arachis hypogaea cultivar Tifrunner chromosome 10, arahy.Tifrunner.gnm2.J5K5, whole genome shotgun sequence:
- the LOC140175762 gene encoding malonyl-coenzyme:anthocyanin 5-O-glucoside-6'''-O-malonyltransferase-like, translating into MVKHYYTNADAYEICKFTFPADCRNCGELSIPSTYFGNCLSRPVVELEKGKLVVENGIVEAAIAIESKIREFKCDGLKEIEDLMTHFNELGTSKECRVIAIGSTKHGVYETDFGWGKPKKSDVIHVLHSRIFSLCDSKDDNGGVEIGLTLERSEMENFNTILKEHITSIIGCD; encoded by the coding sequence ATGGTAAAACATTATTACACTAATGCTGATGCCTATGAAATATGCAAGTTTACATTCCCAGCAGATTGTCGAAACTGTGGAGAATTGTCTATTCCATCGACATACTTTGGAAACTGCCTTTCTCGGCCTGTCGTGGAACTCGAGAAGGGCAAGCTAGTGGTGGAAAATGGGATTGTTGAAGCAGCTATTGCTATTGAAAGCAAAATTAGAGAGTTTAAGTGCGATGGTTTGAAAGAGATTGAAGATTTGATGACACATTTTAATGAGTTAGGGACATCGAAAGAATGTAGGGTAATAGCTATAGGGTCAACAAAGCATGGTGTTTATGAAACTGATTTTGGGTGGGGGAAGCCGAAGAAAAGTGACGTAATTCATGTATTGCATTCAAGGATATTCTCTCTGTGTGATTCTAAGGATGATAACGGTGGAGTTGAAATTGGACTCACCCTTGAAAGAAGTGAAATGGAAAATTTCAATACTATTTTGAAAGAACACATTACAAGTATTATAGGTTGTGATTAG